One segment of Papaver somniferum cultivar HN1 unplaced genomic scaffold, ASM357369v1 unplaced-scaffold_81, whole genome shotgun sequence DNA contains the following:
- the LOC113345280 gene encoding uncharacterized protein LOC113345280: MFQRLHTIRQGNRSVADYSTEFFLLLNRVDIQDSERQLVARFTAGLRQQIQHTINLFHPSTLSEAHQQALTIEAQTKLSFSSWSTVRSSRPNQTPTATDDAISVKADTPIVPALDTRQTRPNSIRCFSCGDLGHRQSSCPTRNRRGLLLDTAGNDVEVIYDEETTEPQDEVEVLKA; this comes from the coding sequence ATGTTTCAGCGTCTCCATACCATCCGTCAGGGAAATCGATCTGTGGCTGACTACTCTACTgaattttttttacttctcaATCGAGTTGATATACAAGACTCTGAGCGTCAACTGGTGGCACGGTTTACAGCAGGATTACGACAACAGATCCAACACACAATCAATCTCTTCCATCCATCAACACTGTCAGAAGCACATCAGCAAGCTTTGACTATTGAGGCGCAAACTAAATTATCCTTCTCATCATGGTCTACTGTTCGTTCTTCTCGACCAAATCAGACTCCGACTGCGACAGATGACGCTATATCTGTCAAAGCAGACACACCCATTGTTCCAGCTCTTGACACTCGACAAACTCGACCAAACTCAATTCGTTGCTTTTCTTGTGGAGATTTAGGTCATCGACAGTCTTCCTGCCCCACTAGAAACAGAAGAGGCCTCCTCCTTGACACTGCTGGTAATGACGTTGAAGTAATTTACGATGAGGAAACTACAGAGCCACAGGATGAAGTAGAGGTTCTTAAAGCATAG